From the Solanum lycopersicum chromosome 10, SLM_r2.1 genome, one window contains:
- the LOC101259101 gene encoding MADS-box transcription factor 23-like — MGRGKIEMKKIENISSRQVTFSKRRAGLFKKAEELSVLCDAEIGVIVFSNTDRLYKFASSKSSMEKIVERYNSSSHSFEHPMIENVVEPELNSLKAEVAKLRKATGRMMGKELDGLDFKELQQLEHQLTEGILSVKNKKEQVLLELLEKSNLQIEELGHKSCNHYPENYEAARKISGGNTTVICDFKSVEEENSDTSLSLGLSVATSQKKKNPQIECTSNDSENLMILD, encoded by the exons atgggaaGAGGGAAAATAGAGatgaagaaaattgaaaatataagtAGTAGACAAGTAACATTTTCAAAACGAAGAGCTGGACTTTTTAAGAAAGCTGAAGAATTGTCTGTTCTTTGTGATGCTGAAATTGGTGTTATTGTTTTCTCTAATACTGATAGGCTTTATAAATTTGCTAGCTCCAAATCCAG TATGGAAAAAATTGTGGAGAGATATAACAGttcttcacattcatttgaGCATCCTATGATCGAAAATGTGGTAGAG CCTGAATTGAATTCCTTGAAAGCTGAAGTTGCAAAATTACGAAAGGCTACCGG aagGATGATGGGGAAAGAACTTGATGGCCTGGACTTCAAAGAGTTGCAGCAATTAGAGCATCAACTAACTGAAGGCATTTTATCTGTTAAGAATAAGAAG GAACAAGTACTATTGGAGCTACTTGAAAAATCAAATCTGCAG aTTGAGGAGCTTGGCCACAAATCATGTAATCATTATCCTGAAAATTATGAAGCAGCAAGGAAAATTTCTGGTGGAAATACAACAGtaatttgtgattttaaatcagttgaagaagaaaattcagACACTTCTTTGAGCTTAGG ACTATCAGTTGCTACAagtcagaagaaaaaaaatccacAGATTGAATGCACTTCAAATGATTCTGAGAATCTAATGATTttagattaa
- the LOC101253736 gene encoding protein MIZU-KUSSEI 1-like, giving the protein MKQYEQTFPSTLPRTSSCNSSNKLIIPSNYLNSTNSPYTNSFIHQKNRGEVKVNFNFLKSLLKIISFHTMLPACMFINFPTHFTQNSCRKVTGTLFGHRRGHVSFAIQDHSMSSEPSLLIEFAISTSTLVKDMSSGLVRIALECEKMPRGSRQLRLLQEPKWAMYCNGRKCGHALARACTDSDRHVLRTVRNVSVGAGVIPVVGDGRKGGEPEGELMYMRANFERVVGNCDSEAFYMMNLDGNGGPELSIFLIRT; this is encoded by the coding sequence atgaaACAATATGAACAAACATTTCCAAGTACCCTTCCAAGAACAAGTAGTTGTAATAGCTCCAACAAGCTTATAATTCCATCAAATTACCTAAATTCAACCAATTCTCCGTATACTAATtcttttattcatcaaaaaaatcGTGGTGAGGTCAAAGTCAACTTTAATTTTCTCAAGTCTcttctaaaaattatttcctTCCATACTATGCTTCCAGCATGCATGTTTATTAATTTCCCTACACATTTTACACAAAATTCATGCCGGAAAGTCACCGGAACTTTGTTCGGTCATAGGAGAGGCCACGTCAGCTTCGCCATTCAAGATCATTCCATGTCATCAGAACCGAGTCTATTGATTGAATTCGCCATCTCAACGTCTACTTTGGTCAAAGACATGTCATCGGGTCTGGTCCGAATCGCATTGGAATGCGAGAAAATGCCACGTGGCAGCAGGCAATTGAGGCTACTCCAGGAACCCAAGTGGGCCATGTATTGTAATGGAAGGAAGTGTGGGCACGCGCTTGCCCGCGCGTGCACAGACTCCGATAGGCATGTGTTGCGCACCGTGCGGAACGTGTCGGTTGGGGCGGGAGTGATTCCGGTTGTGGGTGATGGTCGGAAGGGCGGCGAGCCGGAAGGTGAGTTGATGTATATGAGGGCTAATTTTGAACGAGTCGTAGGAAATTGTGACTCGGAAGCTTTTTATATGATGAATCTTGATGGAAATGGAGGACCTGAGCTTAGTATATTTCTTATTAGGACttga
- the LOC101252830 gene encoding xylan glycosyltransferase MUCI21, which produces MLKKMVYYQRYHQWRKGDVPFVCENSKRVARPKLLFLVFLSFMSFSFILAPLFFPSAPTLSLLYSFGFEDEGVVSTSDVYASVCSSVSNGSICCDRSSIRSDICVMKGDVRTDSVSSTITLYRSNGYGSQVIGASGENDEIFQHEKIKPYTRKWEKSVMDTIDELNLVTKGENSAIHQKCDVQHDVPAVFFSTGGYTGNLYHEFNDGIMPLYITSQHFNKKVVFVILEYHDWWISKYENILPHLTEYPIIDFRGDNRTHCFPEAVVGLKIHDELTIDASLMGTNKTIRDFRDMLDRAYLPRIRGLIQEEEHETQLDKNISAFSPSAKTKIETTEEKLDVKKPKVVIIARNDSRAILNEASLVKMAQGIGFQVEVLRPQRTTELARIYRALNSSDVMIGVHGAAMTHFLFMRPDSAFIQIIPLGTDWAADTYYGLPARKLGLRYIGYKILPQESSLYNEYEKTDPVLTDPDSVNNRGWEFTKKIYLDRQNVKLNLRRFHKRLLRAYYYSMAKKNGHLHHQNQ; this is translated from the exons ATGTTGAAGAAAATGGTGTATTACCAGAGATATCATCAATGGAGAAAAGGGGATGttccttttgtttgtgaaaACAGCAAAAGAGTAGCAAGACCTAAGcttttgtttcttgtttttctatCTTTTATGTCTTTTAGCTTTATTTTAGCTCCTCTTTTCTTCCCATCTGCTCCTACTCTTTCtcttttat ATTCATTTGGTTTTGAAGATGAAGGGGTTGTTTCTACATCAGATGTATATGCTTCTGTTTGTTCCTCTGTCTCTAATG GGTCAATTTGCTGTGATAGAAGTAGCATTCGTTCCGATATCTGTGTGATGAAAGGGGATGTAAGAACAGATTCTGTTTCCTCCACAATTACCCTCTACAGAAGCAACGGTTATGGCAGTCAAGTTATTGGGGCCTCTGGTGAAAATGATGAGATATTCCAACACGAAAAGATTAAGCCGTATACTCGGAAATGGGAAAAAAGTGTGATGGACACCATTGATGAGTTGAACCTTGTTACAAAGGGAGAGAATTCTGCTATTCATCAGAAGTGTGATGTTCAACATGATGTGCCTGCTGTGTTCTTCTCTACTGGAGGTTACACTGGTAATCTTTACCACGAATTCAACGATGGGATTATGCCTCTTTACATAACTTCTCAGCATTTCAACAAGAAAGTTGTGTTTGTAATACTCGAGTATCATGATTGGTGGATCTCAAAGTACGAGAACATACTTCCTCACCTCACTGAATATCCTATTATCGACTTTAGAGGCGATAACAGGACTCATTGCTTCCCTGAGGCTGTAGTTGGTTTAAAGATCCACGATGAGCTAACTATTGATGCTTCATTGATGGGAACAAACAAGACCATTAGGGATTTCCGAGACATGCTTGACCGAGCTTATTTGCCTCGAATTAGAGGTTTGATCCAAGAAGAGGAACATGAAACACAATTGGATAAGAATATATCTGCTTTTTCACCGTCAGCTAAGACAAAGATAGAAACGACTGAAGAAAAGCTGGACGTGAAGAAACCTAAAGTAGTCATCATAGCTAGAAACGATTCAAGAGCTATACTCAATGAAGCTTCATTAGTTAAAATGGCACAAGGTATTGGGTTCCAAGTGGAAGTTTTGAGGCCTCAACGAACGACTGAGCTAGCAAGAATCTATCGAGCTCTTAATTCCAGTGATGTTATGATTGGAGTTCACGGTGCTGCTATGACTCATTTCCTTTTCATGAGGCCTGATTCTGCTTTCATCCAAATCATTCCGCTAGGAACAGATTGGGCAGCAGATACATACTATGGACTACCAGCAAGGAAGTTAGGTCTCAGGTACATTGGCTACAAAATCCTTCCACAAGAAAGCTCTTTGTACAACGAGTACGAGAAAACTGATCCTGTTCTTACAGACCCCGATAGTGTGAACAACAGAGGATGGGAGTTCACGAAAAAGATCTACCTTGATCGTCAAAATGTGAAGTTGAACCTTCGAAGGTTCCATAAGAGACTGCTTCGTGCGTATTACTATTCTATGGCAAAGAAGAATGgtcatcttcatcatcaaaatCAGTAA
- the LOC101253437 gene encoding ribonuclease III domain-containing protein RNC1, chloroplastic, with protein MDPKPDPNSTRFSSTYRLPLSPSLFPVSIFSTKNPAKTSFKFWKNLNFHQFYQFQQVSQTPFSLYITMELCSSFKPNSFDLSFSSSLSHFSIKTHVKSSNFGPRFHLLAVAVDPKGLPQNSPQRLLKELAERKKVVSPKRKVPPKRFILKPPLDDAKLAERFLNSPQLSLKSFPLLSSCLPCSRLNNADKTWIDEYLIEAKQCLGYPLESSESYGDDNPAKQFDTLLYLAFQHPKCERTNARHVRSGHSRLGFLGEYVLELAMCEFFLQRYPRESPGPMRERVYALIGKRYMPRWIKNASLQNLIFPYDDMDKLKRLDREPPVKSVFWALFGAIYLCFGMPEVYRVLFEVFGMDPEAEDCQPKLRRQLEDVDYVSVEFEGRKLSWQDVATYKPPEDALFAHPRVFRACVPPGMHRFRGNVWDYTSRPQVMQTLGYPLAMNDRIPEITEARNIELGLGLQLAFLHPSKYKFEHPRFCFERLEYLGQKIQDLVMAERLLMKHLDAPGRWLQERHRRVVMNKFCGRYLREKNLHRFIIYSEEVQDAFEHNRRLRNPATTSVQQAIHGLSYAIYGKPDVRRLMFEVFDFEQIQPKAV; from the exons ATGGATCCAAAACCAGATCCTAATTCGACCCGATTCTCCTCAACCTATCGTCTGCCCTTATCCCCTTCTCTGTTTCCTGTTTCTATCTTCTCTACCAAAAACCCTGCAAAAACCTCCTTCAAATTCTGGAAAAATcttaattttcatcaattttatcaatttcaGCAAGTTTCTCAGACACCCTTTTCATTATACATAACTATGGAATTATGTTCATCTTTCAAACCAAACTCATTTGATCTCTCCTTCTCATCTTCATTGTCACACTTTTCTATAAAAACCCATGTAAAAAGTTCCAATTTTGGTCCAAGATTTCATCTTTTAGCAGTTGCAGTAGACCCAAAAGGGCTCCCTCAAAATAGTCCCCAAAGACTTCTCAAAGAATTAGCTGAGCGTAAAAAAGTAGTATCCCCCAAGAGAAAAGTACCCCCCAAAAGATTCATACTAAAACCCCCTTTAGATGATGCTAAGTTAGCTGAAAGATTTCTCAATAGCCCACAATTGTCTTTAAAGTCATTTCCACTTTTGAGTTCTTGTTTACCATGTTCAAGACTTAATAATGCTGATAAAACTTGGATTGATGAGTATTTGATTGAAGCTAAACAGTGTTTAGGGTACCCTTTAGAGAGTTCTGAAAGTTATGGGGATGATAATCCAGCTAAACAATTTGATACTTTGTTGTATTTAGCATTTCAACATCCTAAGTGTGAGAGGACTAATGCTAGGCATGTAAGGTCAGGACATTCAAGATTGGGTTTTTTAGGGGAATATGTTCTTGAATTGGCGATGTGCGAGTTTTTCTTGCAGAGGTATCCTAGGGAGTCTCCTGGTCCAATGAGGGAAAGGGTGTATGCGTTGATTGGGAAAAGGTATATGCCTAGGTGGATTAAAAATGCAAGCTTGCAGAATTTGATTTTCCCATATGATGATATGGATAAGTTGAAAAGATTGGATAGGGAACCGCCGGTCAA ATCTGTGTTCTGGGCTTTGTTTGGAGCAATATACTTGTGTTTTGGAATGCCTGAAGTTTATCGGGTCCTATTTGAAGTGTTTGGAATGGATCCTGAGGCTGAAGACTGCCAGCCCAAATTGAGAAGACAGTTGGAAGATGTAGACTATGTCTCAGTAGAATTTGAAGGCAGAAAGCTTAGCTGGCAAGATGTTGCTACTTACAAG CCTCCAGAGGATGCTCTTTTTGCGCACCCAAGGGTTTTTAGGGCGTGTGTTCCACCAGGCATGCATAGGTTCCGTGGTAATGTATGGGATTATACGAGCAGACCTCAAGTTATGCAGACACTGGGTTACCCATTGGCTATGAATGATAGAATTCCTGAGATTACTGAAGCCAGAAACATTGAACTTGGACTTGGTTTACAG CTCGCTTTCTTGCACCCGTCAAAATACAAATTTGAGCATCCAAGGTTTTGCTTTGAGCGGCTCGAGTATCTTGGCCAAAAAATCCAG GATTTGGTAATGGCGGAAAGGTTACTTATGAAGCATCTCGATGCTCCTGGGAGATGGCTGCAGGAGAGACACCGCCGTGTTGTGATGAACAAATTCTGTGGAAGATATTTGCGAGAAAAGAATCTTCATCGCTTTATCATATACAGTGAGGAGGTTCAGGATGCATTCGAGCACAATCGTAGGCTCAGGAATCCGGCTACAACTTCCGTTCAACAAGCTATCCATGGACTCTCTTACGCTATATATGGAAAGCCAGATGTAAGACGCCTCATGTTTGAGGTTTTCGACTTTGAGCAAATCCAACCTAAGGCGGTATGA
- the LOC101259388 gene encoding protein MIZU-KUSSEI 1-like yields MMMVRQYDQTCTLPRTSSSDSTNNLILIASEYQSNSIVHHDSNNYLYNSPIPQKSRGGVKVNFKFFKFLLVKIMSLRTMFPTCCTWLKYFPTTYLTHYNSCQKVTGTLFGHRRGQVSFAIQDNSTSSEPSFLIELAMSTTTLVKDMSSPLVRIALECEKRPRGSKQVKLSREPSWNMYCNGRKCGDALSRACTDSDRHVLHTVRNVSVGAGVIPVVGDGRMGGELEGELMFFRANFERVIGNRDSEAFYMTNLDGMGGSELSIFLLRT; encoded by the coding sequence ATGATGATGGTGAGACAATATGATCAAACATGTACCCTCCCAAGAACAAGTAGCAGCGATAGCACCAACAACTTAATTCTCATTGCATCGGAATACCAAAGTAATTCTATCGTTCATCACGATTCGAATAATTACTTATATAATTCTCCTATTCCTCAAAAAAGTCGTGGTGGAGTCAAAGTCAACTTTAAGTTTTTCAAGTTTCTTCTTGTAAAAATTATGTCCCTCCGCACTATGTTTCCAACATGTTGTACGTGGCTTAAATATTTCCCTACGACTTATCTTACGCATTATAACTCATGTCAGAAAGTCACCGGGACTTTGTTCGGTCACCGGAGAGGACAAGTCAGCTTCGCTATTCAAGATAATTCCACGTCATCGGAACCGAGTTTTTTGATTGAACTCGCCATGTCAACTACTACTTTAGTCAAAGACATGTCATCACCACTTGTCCGTATCGCGTTGGAATGCGAAAAAAGGCCACGTGGCAGCAAGCAGGTGAAGCTCTCCCGAGAACCTAGTTGGAATATGTATTGTAACGGAAGGAAGTGCGGGGACGCGCTTTCGCGTGCGTGCACCGACTCCGACCGACACGTGTTACACACAGTGCGGAATGTGTCGGTCGGGGCCGGAGTGATTCCGGTGGTTGGTGATGGAAGGATGGGCGGTGAGTTGGAAGGTGAGTTGATGTTTTTTAGAGCTAATTTTGAACGAGTCATAGGAAATCGTGACTCAGAAGCTTTTTATATGACGAATCTTGATGGAATGGGAGGATCCGAACTTAGTATATTTCTTTTAAggacttga
- the LOC101253141 gene encoding F-box/LRR-repeat protein At5g63520 isoform X1, which yields MEELSRSTAVEMETTIDAINDDLLHNILSRLPALACANAACVNRSWNLIITSLLSLPNLSSALSINPSLQDAVNEAVDKVLSKPIRPQFAIASVGPSFSLQQAHQLITGKLGSRIPIVTLISQGIFGCNAVDDEFKEVQWQFIENDEDHPDHVNENHGVLLTVGFLPGLKVSLIPLLSKTRGTQALMIDELVRNIRECSSSVSGSASPVAILLFSDHETDMKPVLQKLDYAFCQETVIVGEGGSQFLYQGEAAVDHSNDAEYSSAAVALSFLRDTGNPPAGVGETQFHVVLAPGMAQIGPTYKAVAVRERPRDFSTWLTAKREAQVESLDGLTMFDQIYDEYGGDLYCSALYIGVSKRRKCSIGKEKASWIYLQEFHEVLRGDEEYLYVNGVGIRSGDSFQFYLANANATRDSCNNASNNITRLKRDLDHQNAGCSTYKKSVFGCLMFSCCGRGEFFLQPILDCSPFVDNFPGITFSGTFSAAEIARGDLSQYGPVSEERSSLRCCLHVYSTVYLIMSFTPASPST from the exons ATGGAGGAACTGAGTCGGAGTACGGCGGTGGAGATGGAAACAACGATTGATGCAATCAATGACGATCTTCTCCATAACATCCTCTCTCGTCTTCCTGCCTTAGCCTGTGCAAACGCCGCTTGTGTTAACCGCTCATGGAACCTCATTATCACTAGCCTCCTCTCTCTCCCTAACCTCTCGTCTGCTCTATCTATCAATCCTTCTCTCCAG GATGCTGTAAATGAGGCTGTTGACAAGGTTTTGTCGAAACCTATTCGACCTCAGTTCGCCATTGCTTCCGTTGGTCCTTCTTTTAGCTTGCAACAAGCTCACCAGCTC ATAACTGGAAAATTAGGGTCCAGAATTCCAATTGTTACTCTGATATCTCAAGGAATTTTCGGTTGCAATGCTGTTGATGATGAATTTAAAGAG GTTCAATGGCAATTTATTGAGAATGACGAGGATCATCCTGATCATGTGAATGAGAACCATGGAGTTTTACTTACCGTTGGTTTCTTGCCAGGATTGAAAGTCAGTTTGATCCCTTTGTTATCGAAAACTCGG GGAACTCAAGCACTTATGATTGATGAACTTGTGCGAAATATCAGGGAATGCTCGTCCTCTGTTTCTGGTTCCGCATCGCCGGTGGCTATTCTGTTATTTTCG GATCACGAAACTGACATGAAACCGGTTCTTCAAAAGTTGG ATTATGCCTTCTGCCAAGAGACTGTAATTGTGGGTGAAGGAGGTTCACAGTTCTTATATCAAGGGGAAGCTGCAGTAGACCATTCTAATGACGCAGAATACAGTTCCGCTGCTGTTGCTCTTTCCTTTCTCAGGGATACTGGCAATCCTCCTG CAGGTGTAGGGGAAACTCAATTTCATGTAGTGCTAGCCCCTGGCATGGCCCAAATTGGGCCTACCTACAAGGCTGTCGCGGTCAGGGAGAGACCTAGAGACTTTTCTACTTGGCTCACGGCGAAAAGAGAAGCACAAGTTGAAAGTCTTGATGGTCTGACTATGTTCGATCAGATCTATGATGAg TATGGAGGTGATCTTTATTGTTCTGCTCTCTATATTGGAGTTTCTAAAAGAAGAAAGTGCTCAATTGGGAAGGAAAAAGCAAGTTGGATATATTTGCAGGAATTCCATGAGGTTTTAAG AGGGGATGAGGAGTATCTGTATGTTAACGGTGTTGGAATCAGAAGTGGAGACTCCTTCCAATTCTACCTTGCGAATGCTAATGCTACACGTGATTCTTGCAACAATGCATCAAACAACATAACACGTCTGAAGCGAGATCTCGACCACCAAAATGCTGGTTGTTCTACCTATAAGAAGTCAGTTTTTGGTTGTCTTATGTTCTCTTGCTGTGGTCGTGGCGAGTTTTTTCTTCAACCTATCCTTGATTGCTCACCCTTCGTGGATAACTTTCCTGGGATTACTTTTTCTGGAACTTTTTCTGCTGCAGAAATTGCACGTGGAGATTTAAGCCAATATGGACCCGTGTCTGAAGAACGCAGCTCTCTACGCTGCTGTTTGCATGTGTATAGCACTGTCTACCTGATTATGTCATTCACCCCTGCATCACCATCGACATAA
- the LOC101253141 gene encoding F-box/LRR-repeat protein At5g63520 isoform X2 — protein sequence MEELSRSTAVEMETTIDAINDDLLHNILSRLPALACANAACVNRSWNLIITSLLSLPNLSSALSINPSLQDAVNEAVDKVLSKPIRPQFAIASVGPSFSLQQAHQLITGKLGSRIPIVTLISQGIFGCNAVDDEFKEVQWQFIENDEDHPDHVNENHGVLLTVGFLPGLKVSLIPLLSKTRGTQALMIDELVRNIRECSSSVSGSASPVAILLFSDHETDMKPVLQKLDYAFCQETVIVGEGGSQFLYQGEAAVDHSNDAEYSSAAVALSFLRDTGNPPGVGETQFHVVLAPGMAQIGPTYKAVAVRERPRDFSTWLTAKREAQVESLDGLTMFDQIYDEYGGDLYCSALYIGVSKRRKCSIGKEKASWIYLQEFHEVLRGDEEYLYVNGVGIRSGDSFQFYLANANATRDSCNNASNNITRLKRDLDHQNAGCSTYKKSVFGCLMFSCCGRGEFFLQPILDCSPFVDNFPGITFSGTFSAAEIARGDLSQYGPVSEERSSLRCCLHVYSTVYLIMSFTPASPST from the exons ATGGAGGAACTGAGTCGGAGTACGGCGGTGGAGATGGAAACAACGATTGATGCAATCAATGACGATCTTCTCCATAACATCCTCTCTCGTCTTCCTGCCTTAGCCTGTGCAAACGCCGCTTGTGTTAACCGCTCATGGAACCTCATTATCACTAGCCTCCTCTCTCTCCCTAACCTCTCGTCTGCTCTATCTATCAATCCTTCTCTCCAG GATGCTGTAAATGAGGCTGTTGACAAGGTTTTGTCGAAACCTATTCGACCTCAGTTCGCCATTGCTTCCGTTGGTCCTTCTTTTAGCTTGCAACAAGCTCACCAGCTC ATAACTGGAAAATTAGGGTCCAGAATTCCAATTGTTACTCTGATATCTCAAGGAATTTTCGGTTGCAATGCTGTTGATGATGAATTTAAAGAG GTTCAATGGCAATTTATTGAGAATGACGAGGATCATCCTGATCATGTGAATGAGAACCATGGAGTTTTACTTACCGTTGGTTTCTTGCCAGGATTGAAAGTCAGTTTGATCCCTTTGTTATCGAAAACTCGG GGAACTCAAGCACTTATGATTGATGAACTTGTGCGAAATATCAGGGAATGCTCGTCCTCTGTTTCTGGTTCCGCATCGCCGGTGGCTATTCTGTTATTTTCG GATCACGAAACTGACATGAAACCGGTTCTTCAAAAGTTGG ATTATGCCTTCTGCCAAGAGACTGTAATTGTGGGTGAAGGAGGTTCACAGTTCTTATATCAAGGGGAAGCTGCAGTAGACCATTCTAATGACGCAGAATACAGTTCCGCTGCTGTTGCTCTTTCCTTTCTCAGGGATACTGGCAATCCTCCTG GTGTAGGGGAAACTCAATTTCATGTAGTGCTAGCCCCTGGCATGGCCCAAATTGGGCCTACCTACAAGGCTGTCGCGGTCAGGGAGAGACCTAGAGACTTTTCTACTTGGCTCACGGCGAAAAGAGAAGCACAAGTTGAAAGTCTTGATGGTCTGACTATGTTCGATCAGATCTATGATGAg TATGGAGGTGATCTTTATTGTTCTGCTCTCTATATTGGAGTTTCTAAAAGAAGAAAGTGCTCAATTGGGAAGGAAAAAGCAAGTTGGATATATTTGCAGGAATTCCATGAGGTTTTAAG AGGGGATGAGGAGTATCTGTATGTTAACGGTGTTGGAATCAGAAGTGGAGACTCCTTCCAATTCTACCTTGCGAATGCTAATGCTACACGTGATTCTTGCAACAATGCATCAAACAACATAACACGTCTGAAGCGAGATCTCGACCACCAAAATGCTGGTTGTTCTACCTATAAGAAGTCAGTTTTTGGTTGTCTTATGTTCTCTTGCTGTGGTCGTGGCGAGTTTTTTCTTCAACCTATCCTTGATTGCTCACCCTTCGTGGATAACTTTCCTGGGATTACTTTTTCTGGAACTTTTTCTGCTGCAGAAATTGCACGTGGAGATTTAAGCCAATATGGACCCGTGTCTGAAGAACGCAGCTCTCTACGCTGCTGTTTGCATGTGTATAGCACTGTCTACCTGATTATGTCATTCACCCCTGCATCACCATCGACATAA
- the LOC101254046 gene encoding short integuments 2, mitochondrial: protein MGGGGGGGAAKGWLGQMGFTKSGGSINWYPGHMAAATRAIRQRLKLSDFVIEVRDARIPLSSANEDLQPMLSGKRRVIALNKQDLANRNLMHKWISYFNSRKQECLPINAHSRSSVHKLLDLVEFKLKEVMTREPTLLVMVLGVPNVGKSALINSIHQIALSRFPVQEKMKKARVGPLPGVTQDIAGFKIAHRPSVYVLDSPGVLVPSIPDIETGLKLALAGSVKDSVVGEERIAQYLLAVLNTRGTPLQWKHLVDRETKDPHHELENKCGVIKDLQNKGKKSMNKSNAYRVQDMVSEVQRTLCITLSEFSGSLEDESDLEILIEHQFEALQKALKIPHKASEARIMVSKKFLTLFRTGKLGPVILDDVPDASDSVS from the exons atgggtggaggaggaggaggaggagcgGCGAAGGGGTGGTTAGGGCAAATGGGTTTCACAAAAAGTGGAGGAAGTATCAATTGGTACCCAGGGCATATGGCTGCAGCGACTCGTGCAATTCGACAGCGTCTTAAACTTTCTGATTTTGTAATTGAAGTTCGTGATGCTCGT ATACCGTTGTCGTCGGCGAATGAAGACTTGCAGCCGATGCTTTCTGGGAAAAGGCGTGTTATTGCTCTCAATAAGCAGGATTTGGCTAACCGCAACCTCATGCAT AAGTGGATTAGTTATTTCAATTCACGTAAACAAGAGTGCCTCCCAATAAATGCACACAGTAGAAGTTCTGTACATAAG CTTCTTGATCTGGTTGAGTTCAAACTTAAGGAGGTTATGACAAGGGAACCTACTCTCCTTGTCATGGTGTTGGGCGTTCCTAATGTTGGCAAATCAGCGTTAATCAACTCCATCCATCAAATTGCGTTATCTCGATTTCCAG TGCaggagaagatgaagaaggCTAGAGTGGGGCCTTTGCCTGGTGTTACTCAAGATATTGCTGGATTCAAG ATTGCACATCGACCTAGCGTCTATGTGCTGGACTCTCCAGGAGTGTTGGTTCCAAGTATTCCAGATATAGAAACTGGGCTAAAGCTGGCTCTTGCAG GGTCTGTGAAAGATTCTGTAGTTGGTGAAGAGCGAATTGCTCAATACCTATTAGCAGTTTTAAACACCCGAGGCACTCCTCTTCAGTGGAAGCACTTGGTTGACAGGGAAACTAAGGACCCTCACCATGAGTTGGAAAACAAATGTGGTGTTATCAAGGATCTTCAAAACAAGGGAAAGAAGTCCATGAACAAATCTAATGCCTACCGAGTTCAG GATATGGTTAGTGAAGTCCAACGCACACTTTGCATCACCCTCTCAGAGTTCAGTGGTAGTTTGGAAGATGAATCTGACCTGGAGATTCTAATCGAACACCAGTTTGAAGCATTGCAGAAGGCTCTGAAGATACCTCACAAGGCTTCAGAAGCTCGGATAATGGTATCAAAGAAATTTCTTACTTTATTTAGAACAGGAAAACTAGGTCCTGTCATCCTAGATGATGTTCCCGACGCTTCTGATTCTGTATCTTGA